In Deltaproteobacteria bacterium, the genomic stretch CGCCACGTCGAGATCCAGATCATCGCGGATCGCTGGGGGCACGCGTGCCATCTGGGCGAGCGCGACTGCACCGTGCAACGCAATCACCAGAAGCTCATCGAGGAGTCGCCGTCACCGGTGCTCGACGAGCTGGTGCGCAGCGCGACCCTGGCTGCCGCGGTCGAGGCCGCCCGCAGCATCGGCTACGTCGGCGCCGGTACCATGGAGTTCCTGCTCGATCGCGACCCCACGACTGGCGTGGGTGTGCTGCGCTTCATGGAGATGAACTGTCGCCTGCAGGTCGAGCACTGTGTCAGCGAGCAGCGTGCCGGCGTCGACCTCGTGCACGAGCAGATCCGTGTGGCCGCGGGCCATCGGCTCTCGTTTCGTCAGGAGCAGATCGAACTGTGTGGCCACGCGATCGAGTGCCGCATCAACGCGGAGGATCCGAGCGCCGGCTTCCGCCCCGCGCCGGGCCTCATCACCGCGTGGGAGGTGCCCAGCGGCCCTGGCATCCGCGTCGATACCCACGTGCAACCCGGCTACGTGGTGCCACCGCACTACGACAGCCTGCTGTGCAAGGTGATCGCGACCGCGCAGACCCGCGACGCCGCAGCGGATCGCATGATCGCCGCGCTCGGCGAGCTGCGCTGCGAAGGCGTGCCGACGACCGCGGCGATGCACCGACAGATCCTCGCATCGTCGGCGTTTCGCAGTCATCAGTACGACACGCGGACCATCCCCGGCTGGCCCTGACCTGGGGGCAGCGTCACGGCACGGTCGGGTTCGGGTGGCCGTCGAGCCGCAGCTGGTAGACGAAGTAGGTCGGCGTGCAGAAGCCCAAGCCGCGGGCGTGGAGCGTCGCGAGTGCCTCGGGGGCGACGTCGCCGTGGGCGAGGAAGTCGGGCAACGCCTGGCAAATGTAGTCCTCGCGGCAGGGACGCTGCGCGTCGCAGCGGTCGAGGCGGCCGCGCACGACGCTGCGGGCGAAGGTGGCCTGATCGAAGACGCCGGTGGCCATGGCCTCGAAGC encodes the following:
- a CDS encoding ATP-grasp domain-containing protein → MAEPNARVPLFRRLFIANRGEVAVRVARACDELGITPVFAVSEADREAPWVVGRESVCLGPARATQSYLDAERVVQAARQSGCTALHPGWGFLSENPLLVSLCEHHGVTFIGPPAHVMHLMGKKIPAKRTMKAAGLEVIPGSDGVLRDADDARATADRIGYPVLLKANSGGGGRGMRIARSGDEVASAYADAQAEARAAFGDDRVYMERLIEGGRHVEIQIIADRWGHACHLGERDCTVQRNHQKLIEESPSPVLDELVRSATLAAAVEAARSIGYVGAGTMEFLLDRDPTTGVGVLRFMEMNCRLQVEHCVSEQRAGVDLVHEQIRVAAGHRLSFRQEQIELCGHAIECRINAEDPSAGFRPAPGLITAWEVPSGPGIRVDTHVQPGYVVPPHYDSLLCKVIATAQTRDAAADRMIAALGELRCEGVPTTAAMHRQILASSAFRSHQYDTRTIPGWP